The following are from one region of the Streptomyces decoyicus genome:
- a CDS encoding ATP-dependent Clp protease proteolytic subunit has protein sequence MNNYPGSGLSQGAESEFSGPRAESRYIVPRFVERTSQGVREYDPYAKLFEERVIFLGVQIDDASANDVMAQLLCLESMDPDRDISIYINSPGGSFTALTAIYDTMQFVKPDIQTVCMGQAASAAAVLLAAGTPGKRMALPNARVLIHQPYSETGRGQVSDLEIAANEILRMRSQLEDLLAKHSSTPIEKIRDDIERDKILTAEESLAYGLVDQIVSTRKSSVSIG, from the coding sequence ATGAACAACTACCCCGGCAGCGGCCTCTCCCAGGGCGCGGAGTCCGAGTTTTCCGGCCCGCGCGCCGAGTCCCGCTACATCGTCCCGCGCTTCGTCGAGCGCACCTCGCAGGGCGTGCGCGAGTACGACCCGTACGCGAAGCTGTTCGAGGAGCGCGTGATCTTCCTCGGCGTGCAGATCGACGACGCCTCGGCCAACGACGTCATGGCGCAGCTGCTGTGCCTGGAGTCGATGGACCCGGACCGGGACATCTCGATCTACATCAACAGCCCGGGTGGCTCCTTCACGGCGCTCACGGCCATCTACGACACGATGCAGTTCGTGAAGCCGGACATCCAGACGGTCTGCATGGGCCAGGCGGCCTCCGCCGCGGCCGTGCTGCTCGCCGCCGGCACCCCCGGCAAGCGGATGGCGCTGCCGAACGCCCGTGTGCTGATCCACCAGCCGTACAGCGAGACCGGCCGCGGCCAGGTCTCCGACCTGGAGATCGCCGCCAACGAGATCCTGCGGATGCGCTCGCAGCTGGAGGACCTGCTGGCCAAGCACTCCTCCACGCCGATCGAGAAGATCCGTGACGATATCGAGCGTGACAAGATCCTGACCGCCGAGGAGTCCCTGGCGTACGGTCTGGTCGACCAGATCGTTTCGACGCGGAAGTCGTCCGTCTCGATCGGCTAG
- a CDS encoding ATP-dependent Clp protease proteolytic subunit codes for MPSAAAEPTFGGLGDQVYNRLLGERIIFLGQPVDDDIANKITAQLLLLAADPDKDIFLYINSPGGSISAGLAIYDTMQYIKNDVVTIAMGLAASMGQFLLSAGTPGKRFALPNAEILIHQPSAGLAGSASDIKIHAERLLHTKKRMAELTAFHTGQTVERITQDSDRDRWFSADEAKTYGLIDDVMTSAAGVPGGGGTGA; via the coding sequence ATGCCTTCCGCCGCCGCTGAGCCGACCTTCGGTGGCCTCGGCGACCAGGTCTACAACCGGCTGCTCGGCGAGCGGATCATCTTCCTCGGCCAGCCGGTCGACGACGACATCGCCAACAAGATCACCGCGCAGCTGCTTCTTCTCGCCGCGGACCCGGACAAGGACATCTTCCTCTACATCAACTCCCCGGGCGGTTCGATCTCGGCCGGGTTGGCGATCTACGACACCATGCAGTACATCAAGAACGACGTGGTGACGATCGCGATGGGCCTCGCCGCCTCCATGGGCCAGTTCCTGCTGAGCGCCGGCACCCCGGGCAAGCGCTTCGCGCTGCCGAACGCCGAGATCCTCATCCACCAGCCCTCCGCGGGCCTGGCCGGCTCCGCGTCGGACATCAAGATCCACGCCGAGCGGCTGCTGCACACCAAGAAGCGGATGGCGGAGCTGACGGCCTTCCACACCGGTCAGACCGTCGAGCGGATCACCCAGGACTCGGACCGCGACCGCTGGTTCTCCGCCGATGAGGCCAAGACGTACGGCCTGATCGACGATGTGATGACCTCCGCCGCAGGCGTTCCGGGCGGGGGCGGCACCGGGGCCTGA